A window of Vescimonas fastidiosa contains these coding sequences:
- a CDS encoding CobW family GTP-binding protein, translating to MTKIDIVSGFLGAGKTTLIKKMLAEAYKGEKLVLIENEFGEISIDGGFLKDAGVQISEMSSGCICCSLVGDFGRALVDVQKQFAPDRILIEPSGVGKLSDVILAVENTVKDVPEMKLSSFVTVADASKVKVYMKNFGEFYNNQIETAGTIILSRTQKVSPEKLEAAVALLREKNKDAAIITTPWDQLDGKTILAAMEKVSLADELMERIRAEHEAEEEEHHHHHHDHDDHDDHDEGEHHHDHDHHDHEEDEEHHHHDHDGCCHDHDHDHEHEHEHHHHDGECDDPACACHHHHHHADEVFTSWGAETPKTFTEADIDRILTALDGGEYGAILRAKGIVPCEGGKWLHFDYVPQEHEVRFGPADYTGRLCVIGSKLDESRLAELFGL from the coding sequence ATGACTAAAATTGATATTGTGTCCGGCTTTTTGGGCGCGGGAAAAACCACGCTTATTAAGAAGATGCTGGCGGAGGCCTACAAGGGCGAGAAGCTGGTGCTCATTGAAAACGAGTTCGGTGAGATCAGCATTGACGGCGGGTTTTTGAAGGACGCCGGGGTGCAGATCAGCGAGATGTCCTCCGGGTGCATTTGCTGCTCCCTGGTGGGCGACTTTGGCCGGGCGCTGGTGGATGTGCAGAAGCAGTTTGCCCCGGACCGCATCCTCATTGAGCCCTCGGGCGTGGGGAAGCTCTCCGATGTGATCCTGGCGGTGGAGAACACCGTGAAGGATGTGCCGGAGATGAAGCTGAGCAGCTTTGTCACCGTGGCCGACGCCTCCAAGGTAAAGGTCTACATGAAGAACTTCGGTGAGTTTTACAACAACCAAATCGAGACCGCCGGTACCATCATCCTCAGCCGCACCCAGAAGGTGAGCCCCGAGAAGCTGGAGGCCGCCGTGGCCCTGCTGCGGGAGAAAAACAAGGACGCCGCCATTATCACCACCCCCTGGGACCAGCTGGACGGCAAGACCATCCTGGCCGCCATGGAGAAGGTGTCTCTGGCGGACGAGCTGATGGAGCGCATCCGGGCCGAGCACGAGGCCGAGGAGGAGGAGCATCACCATCATCACCATGACCATGATGACCATGATGACCACGATGAGGGCGAGCATCATCATGACCACGACCATCACGACCACGAGGAGGACGAGGAGCACCATCACCACGACCACGACGGATGCTGCCACGACCATGACCACGACCATGAACATGAACACGAGCATCACCACCACGACGGCGAGTGCGACGACCCGGCGTGCGCCTGCCACCACCATCATCACCACGCCGACGAGGTGTTCACCAGCTGGGGCGCGGAGACGCCCAAGACCTTTACGGAGGCGGACATCGACCGCATTCTCACGGCTCTGGACGGCGGCGAATACGGCGCAATTCTCCGGGCCAAGGGCATCGTTCCCTGCGAGGGCGGAAAGTGGCTGCACTTTGACTATGTGCCCCAGGAGCACGAGGTGCGCTTCGGCCCGGCGGACTATACCGGGCGGCTGTGCGTTATCGGCTCCAAGCTGGATGAGAGCAGGCTGGCAGAGCTGTTCGGCCTGTAA
- the dnaX gene encoding DNA polymerase III subunit gamma/tau translates to MYQALYRKWRPITFSQVVGQEHITDTLRRQVAEGRTGHAYLFTGTRGTGKTTCARILAKAINCLHPVDGAPCNQCEACRGIDEGRLLDITELDAASNNGVDSVRALREEAVYTPSVLKKRVYIIDEVHMLSTPAFNALLKILEEPPEHLVFILATTELHKVPATILSRCQRYSFKRILPRDIARQLRYIAGEEQIDLTPDGADILARMAGGAMRDALSLLDQCRSFEGTLSASAILNLLGLAGGVQTARLMELLLKRDAREALLLLDQLYRDGKDIAALLRELSDLCRDLLILHTAPEGGAALLTGLYEEKTLSALGANASGSRLFYMAEVLGQTLARLSDSGSLRTEAELCLLKLCDESLCGDLSALNTRLERLEKAAAKGFAAPASESTSAPAVPQPEIRQPIPSAPAPKAQPVPAKPEPKIQPAPAEKAPAPSEPKAAASAREDGEIWARLQNQYKAGLRTDKRVFLNRASGVLSGGVLTVTCPDDMVKRYLDCPEVNGVLQSVTEAQCGSPVRVVFTLGSGKSAPLHRSDTESAPPKRTKPAPNSTESAPSVPAEKPAETPPWEAPPPASDRMDELLEEAGRLDNFNIK, encoded by the coding sequence ATGTATCAGGCACTCTATCGCAAGTGGCGGCCCATCACCTTTTCTCAGGTGGTCGGCCAAGAGCATATCACCGATACCCTTCGGCGTCAGGTGGCTGAGGGCCGCACGGGCCACGCCTACCTTTTCACCGGCACCCGGGGTACCGGCAAGACCACCTGCGCCCGGATCCTGGCCAAGGCCATCAACTGCCTGCATCCTGTGGACGGCGCCCCCTGCAATCAGTGTGAGGCCTGCCGGGGCATCGACGAGGGCCGCCTGCTGGACATCACCGAGCTGGACGCCGCCAGCAACAACGGCGTGGACAGCGTCCGGGCCCTTCGGGAGGAGGCGGTGTATACCCCCTCGGTGCTGAAAAAGCGTGTGTATATCATCGATGAGGTGCATATGCTCTCCACCCCCGCCTTTAACGCTCTGCTTAAAATCCTGGAGGAGCCGCCGGAGCATCTGGTGTTCATCCTGGCTACCACGGAGCTGCATAAGGTCCCGGCCACCATCCTCTCCCGCTGCCAGCGCTATTCCTTCAAGCGTATCCTGCCCCGAGACATCGCCCGTCAGCTTCGCTACATCGCCGGGGAGGAGCAGATTGACCTGACCCCGGACGGGGCGGATATTCTGGCCCGGATGGCAGGCGGCGCCATGCGTGACGCGCTGAGCCTGCTGGACCAGTGCCGCAGCTTTGAGGGGACCTTGAGTGCTTCGGCTATTTTGAACCTTCTGGGTTTGGCAGGGGGAGTGCAGACCGCCCGGCTCATGGAACTGCTTCTGAAGCGGGACGCCCGGGAAGCCCTGCTGCTGCTGGATCAGCTCTACCGGGACGGAAAGGACATCGCCGCCCTGCTGCGGGAGCTGTCGGACCTGTGCCGGGACCTACTGATCCTGCACACGGCCCCGGAGGGCGGCGCGGCTCTGCTGACGGGACTGTATGAGGAAAAGACCCTCTCGGCTCTGGGCGCGAACGCGTCGGGCAGTCGCCTGTTCTATATGGCGGAGGTTTTGGGGCAGACCCTGGCCCGCCTCAGCGACAGCGGCTCTCTCCGCACCGAGGCGGAGCTGTGCCTGCTGAAGCTCTGCGACGAAAGCCTCTGCGGAGACCTCTCGGCCCTGAACACCCGCCTGGAGCGGCTGGAAAAGGCGGCGGCCAAGGGCTTTGCGGCCCCGGCTTCGGAAAGCACTTCGGCCCCGGCCGTGCCGCAGCCGGAAATCCGCCAACCCATTCCCTCCGCTCCGGCCCCCAAGGCCCAGCCTGTCCCGGCCAAGCCGGAGCCGAAAATTCAGCCCGCCCCGGCGGAAAAAGCCCCGGCACCGTCCGAGCCGAAAGCGGCGGCCTCCGCCCGGGAGGACGGCGAAATTTGGGCCCGCCTGCAAAACCAGTATAAGGCCGGGCTGCGGACGGATAAGCGGGTGTTTCTGAATCGGGCCAGCGGCGTCCTGTCCGGCGGCGTGCTCACCGTCACCTGCCCGGACGATATGGTCAAAAGATATTTGGACTGCCCCGAGGTAAACGGGGTGCTTCAGAGCGTCACCGAGGCCCAGTGCGGAAGCCCGGTCCGGGTGGTGTTCACCCTGGGGAGCGGAAAGTCCGCCCCGCTGCACCGGTCTGACACCGAATCGGCACCGCCAAAGCGCACCAAACCGGCACCAAACAGCACCGAATCGGCACCGTCTGTCCCGGCGGAAAAGCCCGCCGAAACGCCCCCCTGGGAGGCCCCGCCCCCTGCGTCGGACCGGATGGATGAGCTGCTGGAGGAGGCCGGACGGCTGGATAATTTCAATATAAAATAA
- a CDS encoding YbaB/EbfC family nucleoid-associated protein — translation MAKGYSARGGFTGGAGMMRQQQQMQQKIMKMQQEMEKAQADVESAFFSATAGGGVVKATVSGKRQLTELTIQPEAVDPEDVEMLQDLVISAVNEAMRQAEDALENSMQSLTGGLNFPGFGL, via the coding sequence ATGGCAAAGGGTTACAGCGCAAGAGGCGGCTTCACCGGCGGCGCCGGAATGATGCGCCAGCAGCAGCAAATGCAGCAGAAAATCATGAAAATGCAGCAGGAAATGGAGAAGGCCCAGGCCGATGTGGAGAGCGCCTTCTTCTCCGCCACCGCCGGAGGCGGTGTGGTAAAAGCAACGGTCAGCGGCAAGCGCCAGCTCACCGAGCTGACCATTCAGCCCGAGGCCGTGGACCCGGAGGATGTGGAGATGCTCCAGGACCTGGTGATTTCCGCTGTGAACGAGGCCATGCGCCAGGCGGAGGACGCCCTGGAAAACAGCATGCAGAGCCTCACCGGCGGGCTGAATTTCCCCGGCTTCGGCCTGTAA
- the lexA gene encoding transcriptional repressor LexA has product MQKLTAMQQRIYDYIASFIRDQGYPPSVREIGEAVGLKSPSTVHFHIKHLEELGYLSKDGRKGRALTLVERPDAAPATQQVTPVQEAGYAPGRVPVLGDVAAGTPILAQECIDDYIPFDTQGRDGEFFALRVRGESMLNAGILPGDLVVVHQQKTAQNGEIVVALLEDEATVKRLSRRNGQVWLLPENEAYSPIDGRHASILGKVAAVVRTYS; this is encoded by the coding sequence ATGCAGAAATTGACCGCCATGCAGCAGAGAATCTACGACTATATCGCGTCCTTTATCCGCGACCAGGGCTATCCGCCCTCCGTCCGGGAAATCGGCGAGGCCGTGGGGCTGAAGTCCCCCTCCACCGTGCATTTTCATATTAAGCATCTGGAGGAGCTGGGCTACCTGAGCAAGGACGGGCGCAAGGGCCGGGCCCTGACCTTGGTGGAGCGGCCGGATGCTGCCCCCGCCACGCAGCAGGTCACGCCGGTGCAGGAGGCGGGCTATGCTCCCGGCCGGGTGCCGGTGCTGGGCGATGTGGCCGCCGGTACACCCATCTTGGCGCAGGAGTGCATTGACGATTATATCCCCTTCGACACCCAGGGTCGGGACGGGGAGTTTTTCGCCCTGCGTGTTCGGGGCGAGTCCATGCTGAACGCAGGCATTCTCCCCGGTGATCTGGTGGTGGTCCACCAGCAGAAAACCGCTCAGAACGGTGAGATCGTGGTGGCGCTGCTGGAGGACGAGGCCACGGTGAAGCGTCTCTCCCGCCGCAACGGGCAGGTCTGGCTCCTGCCGGAAAACGAAGCATACAGCCCTATTGATGGCCGCCACGCCTCCATTTTGGGCAAGGTGGCCGCCGTGGTGCGCACCTATTCTTAA
- the secG gene encoding preprotein translocase subunit SecG — protein sequence MLIAVTIVQLLAALVLILIVLFQSGKSQGLSGAIGGIADSYMSKGKARTVDAKLAKATKWVGAVFVILTLVLDCMVAAGL from the coding sequence ATGTTGATCGCTGTTACCATTGTGCAGCTGCTGGCTGCTCTTGTTTTGATTCTGATTGTGCTGTTCCAGTCCGGTAAGAGCCAGGGCCTGTCCGGCGCCATTGGCGGCATTGCCGACTCCTATATGTCCAAGGGCAAGGCTCGCACCGTAGACGCCAAGCTGGCGAAGGCTACCAAGTGGGTAGGCGCTGTGTTTGTTATTTTGACCCTGGTGCTGGACTGCATGGTTGCCGCCGGTTTGTAA
- a CDS encoding PhlB family protein has protein sequence MPTIRCAACGKHYDYHREGCCPRCGAYNRPPRQEWVAADGSVHHGTPSEKVCYEKKVCFEEQTRKPRKKPSAPQAEGAAPKPSQVRYSKGKPRNNTLAFVIIVIVFLLIFALAKGGLLHKAIWDHEFREANDWSDIDWDDSDWDSESTTPAVHYRDIEADCGDIIDISDDLAIQILGYVSGDNGQVYVLYWASDTDLAKALLESGSLLLWSDTGGFACPPDEIGDGYIYFSTYSPDTRWQTLTISDCTAGNIAIRSLLPHEGADMSDYNISTTAYPA, from the coding sequence ATGCCGACCATCCGCTGCGCCGCCTGCGGCAAACACTACGACTATCACCGGGAGGGCTGCTGCCCCCGCTGCGGTGCCTATAACCGCCCGCCCCGCCAGGAGTGGGTGGCAGCCGACGGCTCCGTCCACCACGGCACACCCTCGGAAAAGGTGTGCTACGAAAAGAAGGTCTGCTTCGAGGAGCAGACCCGCAAGCCCCGGAAAAAGCCCTCCGCCCCACAGGCGGAGGGCGCCGCCCCAAAGCCATCCCAGGTCCGCTATTCCAAGGGCAAGCCCCGAAATAACACCCTTGCCTTTGTTATCATCGTCATTGTTTTCCTGCTCATTTTCGCCCTGGCTAAGGGGGGTCTGCTGCACAAAGCCATCTGGGATCATGAATTCCGGGAGGCCAACGACTGGTCCGACATCGACTGGGATGATAGTGACTGGGATTCGGAGTCCACCACACCGGCTGTCCATTACCGGGACATCGAGGCCGACTGCGGCGACATCATCGACATCAGCGACGACCTGGCCATCCAAATTTTAGGCTATGTCTCCGGCGATAACGGACAGGTATATGTCCTCTATTGGGCCAGCGATACTGACCTCGCCAAAGCCCTGCTGGAAAGCGGCTCACTCCTACTCTGGTCCGATACAGGGGGCTTCGCCTGCCCCCCTGATGAAATAGGCGACGGCTATATCTATTTCAGCACCTACTCCCCGGACACCCGCTGGCAGACCCTCACCATTTCCGACTGCACCGCCGGCAATATCGCCATCCGCAGCCTCCTCCCCCACGAGGGTGCCGATATGTCCGACTACAACATCTCCACCACCGCCTACCCGGCATAA
- the mnmA gene encoding tRNA 2-thiouridine(34) synthase MnmA: MSEKKVLVAMSGGVDSSAAALLLRQQGYACDGAMLRLYSGETEGTCCSADDAADARSVAYSLGMKFYVFNETERFARDVMDRFVSEYCAGRTPNPCIDCNRCLKFGALLERALLLGYDYLATGHYARVDFDAATQKYRLLRGRDRHKDQSYVLYQLTQHQLSHLLLPVGEYDKPSIRDSARQAGLLNADKSDSQDICFVPDGDYVQFLREYGGVDLTPGDFVDRDGHVLGRHKGLPCYTTGQRKGLGVSAGKHVYVLRKNAADNTILLGDDQDLFTSDLTANRVNWISGEPPAAPLRVTAKTRYSQTEAAATVTPLPDGRIRVTFDTPQRAITAGQAVVLYQDEVTLGGGTIE, from the coding sequence ATGAGCGAGAAAAAAGTCTTAGTGGCCATGTCCGGCGGGGTAGACAGCTCCGCCGCCGCCCTCCTGCTCCGGCAGCAGGGCTATGCCTGCGACGGGGCCATGCTGCGCCTGTACAGCGGAGAGACGGAGGGCACCTGCTGCTCTGCCGACGATGCCGCCGATGCCCGCAGCGTTGCCTACAGTCTGGGCATGAAATTCTATGTTTTCAATGAGACGGAGCGCTTTGCCCGGGATGTCATGGACCGCTTTGTCTCCGAATACTGCGCCGGGCGAACCCCCAACCCCTGTATCGACTGCAACCGCTGCCTGAAGTTCGGCGCCCTGCTGGAGCGCGCCCTGCTCCTGGGCTACGATTACCTGGCCACCGGCCACTACGCCCGGGTGGACTTCGATGCAGCCACGCAAAAATACCGCCTCCTCCGGGGCCGCGACCGGCACAAGGACCAGAGCTATGTCCTCTACCAGCTCACGCAGCACCAGCTTTCCCACCTGCTGCTGCCCGTAGGGGAGTACGACAAGCCCTCTATAAGAGACAGTGCCCGTCAGGCGGGCCTGCTCAATGCCGACAAGTCCGACAGTCAGGACATCTGCTTCGTCCCCGACGGGGATTATGTGCAGTTTCTCCGGGAATATGGCGGCGTAGACCTGACCCCCGGCGACTTTGTAGACCGGGACGGCCATGTGCTGGGCCGTCACAAGGGCCTGCCCTGCTACACCACCGGCCAGCGCAAGGGTCTGGGCGTCAGTGCCGGGAAGCATGTCTATGTCCTGCGGAAAAACGCCGCCGATAACACCATCCTGCTGGGGGATGATCAGGACCTTTTTACCTCCGACCTCACGGCAAACCGGGTGAATTGGATCAGCGGCGAGCCTCCTGCCGCCCCCCTCCGGGTCACGGCCAAAACCCGTTATAGCCAGACCGAGGCAGCGGCCACCGTGACCCCCCTTCCCGACGGCCGCATCCGGGTGACCTTCGACACTCCTCAGCGCGCCATCACCGCCGGTCAGGCCGTAGTCCTCTATCAGGACGAGGTCACCTTGGGCGGCGGCACCATTGAATGA
- a CDS encoding sensor histidine kinase — protein MDYTPQEVQLLTKTLPGIAAQLRGTLANMHAALSSGDTPDTCILRQSYYRLLRTVTNLTDASLLAEDFPLPKQDMDLVLFIDDLCRQAQPLLEQCDLTLCADLRPRHLIMGFNGTYTARIFWNLLSNAAKFTPAGGQVRVTLLQQGSQALLQVSDTGCGIAPELQDTVYDRIFHAGRMDPPPHGLGLGLSLCRCFAQRQGGSLLLRSTPGQGTCVTVSLPARRCGAAVQDVPFHYAGGFQPVMMELSDALPYAGFAEKNLNE, from the coding sequence ATGGACTACACACCCCAGGAGGTGCAGCTCCTCACCAAAACGCTGCCCGGCATCGCCGCCCAGCTGCGCGGCACCCTGGCTAATATGCACGCAGCCCTGTCCTCGGGAGATACCCCGGACACCTGCATTCTGCGTCAAAGCTATTACCGCCTGCTGCGCACCGTCACCAACCTCACCGACGCCTCCCTGCTGGCGGAGGATTTCCCCCTGCCCAAGCAGGACATGGATCTGGTCCTTTTTATAGATGACCTGTGCCGCCAGGCCCAGCCCCTTTTGGAGCAGTGCGACCTGACCCTGTGCGCGGACCTCCGTCCCCGGCACCTCATCATGGGCTTCAACGGGACCTATACCGCCCGTATTTTCTGGAACCTGCTGTCCAACGCCGCCAAGTTCACCCCTGCCGGGGGTCAGGTGCGCGTCACCCTGCTCCAGCAGGGGAGCCAGGCCCTTTTGCAGGTGTCCGATACCGGCTGCGGCATTGCTCCGGAGCTTCAGGACACGGTGTACGACCGCATTTTCCATGCAGGCCGCATGGACCCTCCGCCCCACGGTCTGGGTCTGGGCCTGAGTCTTTGCCGCTGCTTTGCCCAGCGCCAGGGCGGAAGCCTCCTGCTCCGTTCCACCCCCGGCCAGGGCACCTGTGTCACCGTGTCTCTGCCCGCCCGGCGCTGCGGTGCCGCCGTGCAGGATGTGCCCTTCCACTATGCCGGCGGCTTCCAGCCGGTGATGATGGAGCTTTCCGATGCCCTGCCCTACGCAGGCTTTGCCGAAAAAAATCTGAATGAATAG
- the gap gene encoding type I glyceraldehyde-3-phosphate dehydrogenase — MSIKVGINGFGRIGRMVVRRALEHPEIEIVGINDLCPADYLAYMLKYDSMHGKFTGEVKAEDGVIIINGRRIPVSAERDPANLPWKDLGAEYVIESTGLFLTKEKAQGHIAAGAKHVVMSAPSKDDTPMFVTGVNLDKYTSDMQFVSNASCTTNCLAPIAKVLNDKFGIADGLMTTVHSITATQKTVDGVSLKDWRGGRAASGNIIPSSTGAAKAVGKVIPELAGKLTGMSMRVPTLDVSVVDLTVNLKKPATYDEICAAMKEASEGELKGVLGYTDESVVSSDFLGDPHTSVFDAKAGIALTDTFVKVVSWYDNEMGYSDKLLCLIEHMYSVDHK, encoded by the coding sequence ATGAGTATTAAGGTTGGTATCAACGGCTTTGGCCGTATCGGCCGTATGGTGGTGCGCCGGGCCCTGGAGCACCCGGAAATCGAGATCGTGGGCATCAATGACCTGTGCCCGGCGGATTACCTGGCCTATATGCTGAAATATGACTCTATGCACGGCAAGTTCACCGGAGAGGTGAAGGCGGAGGACGGCGTCATTATCATTAACGGTAGGCGCATCCCCGTCAGCGCCGAGCGTGACCCCGCGAACCTCCCTTGGAAGGACCTGGGCGCAGAGTATGTCATTGAGTCCACGGGTCTGTTTTTGACCAAGGAGAAGGCCCAGGGCCACATTGCCGCCGGGGCCAAGCATGTGGTGATGTCTGCCCCGTCCAAGGACGACACCCCCATGTTTGTGACGGGCGTGAACCTGGATAAGTATACCTCCGATATGCAGTTTGTGTCCAACGCCAGCTGCACCACCAACTGCCTGGCACCCATCGCCAAGGTGCTTAACGACAAGTTCGGCATCGCCGACGGCCTGATGACCACCGTACACTCCATCACCGCCACCCAGAAAACCGTGGATGGCGTGTCCCTGAAGGACTGGCGGGGCGGCCGGGCGGCCAGCGGCAACATCATTCCCTCCTCCACCGGCGCGGCCAAGGCCGTGGGTAAGGTGATCCCGGAGCTGGCGGGAAAGCTCACAGGCATGAGCATGCGGGTGCCTACCCTGGATGTGTCGGTTGTGGATCTGACGGTGAACCTGAAGAAGCCCGCCACCTACGACGAGATCTGCGCCGCCATGAAGGAGGCCTCCGAGGGCGAGCTGAAGGGCGTGCTGGGCTACACCGATGAGTCGGTGGTGTCCTCTGACTTCCTGGGCGATCCCCACACCTCTGTGTTTGACGCCAAGGCCGGTATCGCCCTGACGGACACCTTTGTGAAGGTGGTAAGCTGGTACGACAACGAGATGGGCTACTCTGACAAGCTGCTGTGCCTCATTGAGCATATGTATTCCGTAGACCACAAATAA
- a CDS encoding GntR family transcriptional regulator: MQNHSILTNRLSMDSNIPLYSQLVGIIKQSISSGELGVGDLLPSEAELCRAMNISRNTVRQAIGELEEEGLVVRKRGKGTFVADPNARAKCVRYSFTTEISSMGKIPSSTMVDFGIEVPPPEVSRKMQLQEGTKVYCFTRVRNVDGEPLILETSYYPQYIYPNLTRELVQTHSFYSLLYHVGITPAAAEDTYEAVVLDEVRANLLGVPQGSCAFYHQRRTRTEDGRIYEYTCSYIRGDRVTLDVHMQKNNMTFNRTVR, encoded by the coding sequence ATGCAGAACCATTCCATTTTGACCAACCGGCTGAGTATGGACAGCAATATCCCCCTGTACAGCCAGTTGGTGGGCATTATTAAGCAGAGCATTTCCTCCGGTGAGCTGGGCGTGGGGGACCTGTTGCCCTCGGAGGCGGAGCTGTGCCGGGCTATGAACATCAGCCGCAACACCGTGCGACAGGCCATCGGAGAGCTGGAGGAGGAGGGACTGGTGGTGCGCAAGCGGGGCAAGGGCACCTTCGTGGCCGACCCCAATGCCCGGGCCAAATGCGTGCGCTACTCCTTCACCACGGAGATTTCCTCCATGGGTAAGATCCCCTCGTCTACCATGGTGGACTTCGGCATTGAGGTGCCGCCTCCGGAGGTGAGCCGGAAAATGCAGCTGCAGGAGGGCACCAAGGTCTACTGCTTTACCCGGGTGCGTAATGTGGACGGGGAGCCGCTGATCCTGGAAACCAGCTATTATCCCCAGTACATCTATCCCAACCTGACCCGGGAGCTGGTGCAGACCCACAGCTTTTACAGTCTCCTGTACCATGTGGGCATTACCCCCGCCGCGGCGGAGGACACCTACGAGGCGGTGGTGCTGGATGAGGTGCGGGCGAACCTGCTGGGGGTGCCCCAGGGGAGCTGCGCCTTTTACCACCAGCGCCGTACCCGCACCGAGGACGGACGCATTTATGAGTACACCTGCAGCTATATCCGGGGCGACCGGGTGACGCTGGATGTGCATATGCAGAAGAACAATATGACCTTTAATCGGACGGTCAGGTGA
- a CDS encoding SufB/SufD family protein, translating into MITDIDAKLLEKIADLTGKPVGAFNIRKDSGCEARQSTEHIEITPKTDGKQGIDIRIKPGTKGEQCHIPVIISKTGLSELVYNDFYVGDDCDVEIVAGCGIHNSGCNESRHDGVHTFYIGKNSRVRYSEKHYGEDAPGETGRNVMNPQTIVHLGENSTMQMDTVQIRGIDSTKRDTRFYCDKGSEVVVTERLLTHGSQEAESDMHIELNGEDAKGRVISRSVAQDDSRQVFHPVMVGNSQCFGHVQCDSIIMGHAHIESIPAITANCPDAQLIHEAAIGKIAGDQLLKLETLGLTPEEAEETILKGFLA; encoded by the coding sequence ATGATTACCGACATTGACGCCAAGCTGCTGGAGAAGATCGCAGACCTCACCGGCAAGCCCGTAGGCGCCTTCAATATCCGCAAGGACAGCGGCTGCGAGGCCCGCCAGTCCACTGAGCACATTGAGATCACCCCCAAGACCGACGGCAAGCAGGGCATCGACATCCGCATCAAGCCCGGCACCAAGGGCGAGCAGTGCCACATCCCCGTCATCATCAGCAAAACGGGCCTTTCCGAGCTGGTGTATAACGATTTCTATGTAGGCGATGACTGTGATGTGGAGATCGTCGCCGGCTGCGGCATCCATAATTCCGGCTGCAATGAGAGCCGCCACGACGGCGTGCATACCTTCTATATCGGTAAAAACAGCCGGGTCCGCTATTCCGAAAAGCACTATGGCGAGGACGCCCCCGGCGAGACGGGCCGCAATGTGATGAACCCCCAAACCATCGTCCACCTGGGTGAAAACTCCACCATGCAGATGGATACCGTCCAGATTCGCGGCATCGACTCCACCAAGCGCGACACCCGTTTTTACTGTGATAAGGGCAGCGAGGTGGTGGTCACGGAGCGTCTGCTGACCCATGGCAGCCAGGAGGCCGAGAGCGATATGCATATCGAGCTCAACGGCGAGGACGCCAAGGGCCGTGTCATTTCCCGCTCCGTCGCCCAGGACGATTCCCGGCAGGTGTTCCACCCGGTCATGGTGGGCAATAGCCAGTGCTTCGGCCATGTCCAGTGCGACTCCATCATTATGGGCCACGCCCATATCGAGTCCATCCCCGCCATCACCGCCAACTGTCCCGACGCCCAGCTCATCCACGAAGCCGCCATCGGCAAGATCGCCGGTGACCAGCTCCTGAAGCTGGAGACCCTGGGCCTCACCCCCGAAGAAGCCGAAGAAACCATCCTCAAGGGCTTCCTGGCCTAA
- a CDS encoding ABC transporter ATP-binding protein, translated as MLELKDICYRVSTPEGETDILNHIDLTIPDHKLVVFTGPNGGGKTTLAKIIMGLVRPTGGQILYNGRDITDLSITDRARLGISYGFQQPPRFKGITVHDLLLLSAGSEKLSKDRCCQYLTRVGLCANDYLDREVDVSLSGGEVKRIEIATILARNSQLMIFDEPEAGIDLWSFARLTETFEQIHNEGRSTMIIISHQERIIQLADEIIVVSGGAIAHRGTTEEIFPLILADTLGSCPVLEKKEAKL; from the coding sequence ATGTTAGAGCTGAAAGACATCTGCTATCGTGTCTCCACGCCGGAGGGTGAAACAGACATCCTCAACCACATTGACCTGACCATCCCCGACCATAAGCTGGTGGTGTTCACCGGCCCCAACGGCGGCGGCAAGACCACTCTGGCCAAGATCATCATGGGCCTGGTCCGCCCCACCGGTGGTCAAATCCTCTATAACGGCCGGGACATCACGGACCTCTCCATCACCGACCGCGCCCGTCTGGGCATCAGCTACGGTTTCCAGCAGCCCCCCCGCTTCAAGGGCATCACCGTTCACGACCTGCTGCTTCTGTCCGCCGGCAGTGAAAAGCTCTCCAAGGACCGCTGCTGTCAGTACCTGACCCGTGTAGGCCTGTGCGCCAATGACTATCTGGACCGGGAGGTAGATGTCTCCCTCTCCGGCGGCGAGGTCAAGCGTATCGAGATCGCCACCATTCTGGCCCGGAACAGTCAGCTTATGATCTTCGATGAGCCCGAAGCCGGCATTGACCTTTGGAGCTTTGCCCGCCTCACCGAGACCTTCGAGCAAATTCATAACGAGGGCCGCTCCACCATGATCATCATTTCCCACCAGGAGCGCATCATCCAGCTGGCGGACGAGATCATCGTGGTCTCCGGCGGCGCCATTGCCCACCGGGGCACCACGGAGGAGATTTTCCCCCTGATCCTGGCGGACACCCTGGGCAGCTGCCCGGTACTGGAGAAAAAGGAGGCCAAGCTATGA